In Phocoena phocoena chromosome 3, mPhoPho1.1, whole genome shotgun sequence, a single window of DNA contains:
- the EGR1 gene encoding early growth response protein 1, with translation MAAAKAEMQLMSPLQISDPFGSFPHSPTMDNYPKLEEMMLLSNGAPQFLGASGAPEGSGGNSSSSGGGGGGGGGSNSNSSGGAFNPQGEAGEQPYEHLTAESFPDITLNNEKVLVETSYPSQTTRLPPITYTGRFSLEPAPNSGNTLWPEPLFSLVSGLVSMTNPPATSSSASSPAASSSASQSPPLSCAVQSNDSSPIYSAAPTFPTPNTDIFPEPQGQAFPGSAGTALQYPPPAYPAAKGGFQVPMIPDYLFPQQQGDLGLGTPDQKPFQGLESRTQQPSLTPLSTIKAFATQSGSQDLKALNTTYQSQLIKPSRMRKYPNRPSKTPPHERPYACPVESCDRRFSRSDELTRHIRIHTGQKPFQCRICMRNFSRSDHLTTHIRTHTGEKPFACDICGRKFARSDERKRHTKIHLRQKDKKADKSVASAATSSLPSYPSPVATSYPSPATTSYPSPVPTSYSSPGSSTYPSPVHSGFPSPSVATTYSSVPPAFPAQVSSFPSSAVTNSFSASTGLSDMTTTFSPRTIEIC, from the exons ATGGCGGCAGCCAAGGCCGAGATGCAGCTGATGTCCCCGCTGCAGATCTCCGACCCCTTTGGCTCCTTTCCTCATTCGCCCACCATGGACAACTACCCTAAGCTGGAGGAGATGATGCTGCTGAGCAATGGGGCTCCCCAGTTCCTCGGTGCCTCCGGGGCCCCGGAGGGCAGCGGCGgtaacagcagcagcagcgggggcggtggaggtggagggggcgGCAGCAACAGCAACAGCAGCGGCGGCGCCTTCAACCCTCAGGGGGAGGCGGGCGAGCAGCCCTACGAGCACCTGACCGCAG aGTCTTTTCCTGACATCACTCTGAATAACGAGAAGGTTCTAGTGGAGACGAGTTACCCCAGCCAAACCACCCGGCTGCCCCCCATCACCTACACTGGCCGCTTCTCTCTGGAGCCTGCACCCAACAGTGGCAACACCTTATGGCCTGAGCCCCTTTTCAGCCTGGTCAGCGGCCTTGTTAGCATGACCAACCCCCCAGCCACCTCATCCTCAGCATCATCTCCAGcggcctcctcctctgcctcccagaGCCCACCCCTGAGCTGTGCAGTGCAGTCCAACGACAGCAGCCCTATTTACTCAGCGGCACCCACCTTCCCCACACCTAACACCGACATCTTCCCTGAGCCACAAGGTCAGGCCTTTCCAGGCTCAGCAGGCACCGCGCTTCAGTACCCACCTCCTGCCTACCCTGCTGCCAAGGGTGGCTTCCAGGTCCCCATGATCCCTGACTATCTGTTTCCACAACAGCAGGGGGACCTGGGCCTGGGCACCCCAGACCAGAAACCCTTCCAGGGCCTGGAGAGCCGTACCCAGCAGCCTTCGCTCACTCCACTCTCTACCATCAAGGCCTTTGCCACCCAGTCGGGCTCCCAGGACCTGAAGGCCCTCAACACCACCTACCAGTCCCAGCTCATCAAACCCAGCCGCATGCGCAAGTACCCCAACCGACCCAGCAAGACTCCCCCCCATGAACGCCCCTACGCCTGCCCCGTGGAGTCCTGTGACCGCCGCTTCTCTCGCTCAGACGAGCTCACCCGCCACATCCGCATCCACACCGGCCAGAAGCCCTTCCAGTGCCGCATCTGCATGCGCAACTTCAGCCGCAGCGACCACCTCACCACCCACATCCGCACCCACACAGGCGAGAAGCCATTCGCCTGTGACATCTGTGGGAGAAAGTTTGCCAGGAGTGATGAACGCAAGAGGCATACCAAAATCCACTTGCGGCAGAAGGACAAGAAAGCAGACAAAAGTGTGGCTTCTGCCGCtacctcctctctcccttcctaccCATCCCCAGTGGCTACCTCTTACCCATCCCCAGCCACCACCTCATACCCATCACCCGTGCCCACCTCCTACTCCTCTCCCGGCTCCTCGACCTACCCATCGCCTGTGCACAGTGGTTTCCCGTCACCCTCCGTGGCTACCACATACTCCTCCGTTCCTCCTGCTTTCCCTGCCCAGGTCAGCAGCTTCCCTTCCTCAGCTGTCACCAACTCCTTCAGCGCCTCCACAGGGCTTTCGGACATGACGACCACATTTTCTCCCAGGACAATTGAAATTtgctga